The following are encoded in a window of Castanea sativa cultivar Marrone di Chiusa Pesio chromosome 5, ASM4071231v1 genomic DNA:
- the LOC142633861 gene encoding protein SRG1-like, whose translation MASSQTVCLASSSHLVLSIEEELAKDPKVTVPERYVRVGQDSPSLETPIPIPTIDMKQLVSLETKDLEKKKLHECCKELGLFQLVNHGVSSSLLEKLNDEIEGFFKLPLEEKMKYKIRPGDVEGYGTVVRSDNQRLDWGDRVYMIINPLHRRKPYLFPELPSSLRETLEAYLLESQRLAMQLFGYLGELLEMEMGEMGELFEDGMQSVRMTYYPPCPQPEQVVGLTPHSDAAGITILHQVNGVEGFQIKKDGVWIPVNFLPNAFVVNIGDILEILSNGLYNSIEHRANVNSEKERLSIAMFFNPKFEAEFGPASSMLNPNNPPLFRRVGMEKYVKDFFSRSLNGRTYLEYMRIKNGEADSAN comes from the exons ATGGCATCTTCACAGACAGTGTGTCTAGCTAGTTCTTCTCATTTAGTCCTGAGCATCGAGGAAGAGCTCGCCAAAGACCCCAAAGTCACAGTCCCAGAACGCTATGTTCGCGTTGGTCAAGACTCTCCAAGCCTAGAAACCCCTATACCAATCCCCACAATCGACATGAAACAACTTGTTTCCCTAGAAACCAAAGActtggaaaaaaagaagttgcATGAATGTTGCAAAGAATTGGGTCTCTTTCag TTGGTCAATCATGGAGTTAGCTCTTCACTCTTGGAGAAGCTGAATGATGAGATTGAGGGATTCTTCAAGCTTCctttggaagaaaaaatgaagtACAAGATAAGGCCAGGAGATGTTGAAGGCTATGGAACCGTGGTCCGATCCGATAACCAAAGGCTTGACTGGGGTGATAGGGTCTATATGATAATAAACCCTCTTCATAGACGAAAGCCTTATCTCTTTCCAGAGCTCCCATCATCTTTGAG AGAAACTTTGGAGGCTTACTTATTGGAGTCACAAAGACTTGCTATGCAACTTTTTGGTTATTTGGGAGAGCTCCTAGAGATGGAAATGGGAGAGATGGGGGAGTTGTTCGAAGATGGGATGCAATCTGTGAGGATGACCTACTATCCTCCATGCCCACAGCCAGAGCAGGTTGTAGGTCTCACACCTCACTCAGATGCAGCTGGTATCACCATCCTCCACCAAGTTAATGGAGTCGAAGGTtttcaaataaagaaagatgGTGTTTGGATTCCCGTGAATTTCCTCCCAAATGCCTTTGTTGTGAATATAGGAGACATTCTAGAG ATTTTGAGCAATGGTCTCTATAACAGCATTGAGCACAGAGCGAATGTAAATTCAGAGAAAGAAAGGCTCTCCATTGCTATGTTCTTCAACCCAAAATTCGAGGCGGAATTTGGGCCAGCAAGTAGTATGTTAAACCCAAATAACCCACCATTATTTAGAAGGGTGGGAATGGAAAAGTATGTCAAGGATTTCTTCTCTCGGAGCCTCAATGGAAGGACATATTTAGAGTATATGAGGATCAAAAACGGAGAAGCCGACAGTGCTAATTGA